Proteins from one Ipomoea triloba cultivar NCNSP0323 chromosome 1, ASM357664v1 genomic window:
- the LOC116018116 gene encoding uncharacterized protein LOC116018116, protein MLKDTIESFATASGQTINHTKSTLTFSKNTGGASRTTFCNIMGMCEGTLNGNYLGLPSLIGRNKREILGFIKDKVVGRNKSWIHKFLSRAGHEILLKNVIQAIPTFAMSVFLLPIELCKDIEKVMNSFWWGCEGDRVRGIRWKSWEILCVPKQFGGMRFGRIREFNIAMLGKQVWRLINQLSSLLARTYKAKYYANNNFFEAHLGSNPSFIWRNILETQSVIKSRSRWRVGDGDSIKVWSDPWLPKSKCPYI, encoded by the coding sequence ATGTTAAAGGACACCATTGAATCTTTTGCAACTGCCTCGGGTCAAACAATCAATCACACAAAGTCCACTCTCACTTTTAGTAAGAATACTGGTGGGGCCTCCAGAACTACCTTTTGTAACATCATGGGAATGTGCGAAGGGACTCTTAATGGAAACTACCTTGGCCTACCATCATTGATTGGGAGAAACAAACGCGAAATACTAGGTTTCATTAAAGATAAAGTGGTTGGTCGGAATAAAAGCTGGATACATAAATTTCTTTCTAGAGCAGGGCACGAGATCCTTCTTAAGAACGTCATCCAAGCCATCCCTACATTTGCCATGAGCGTCTTCCTCCTCCCAATTGAACTTTGCAAGGATATTGAAAAGGTCATGAATAGCTTCTGGTGGGGTTGTGAAGGCGATAGGGTAAGAGGAATCAGATGGAAGAGCTGGGAGATATTATGTGTTCCGAAACAATTTGGAGGTATGAGATTCGGGAGAATAAGAGAATTCAATATTGCAATGTTGGGTAAACAAGTCTGGCGCCTTATCAACCAACTGAGTTCCCTTCTTGCTAGAACCTATAAGGCGAAATATTATGCTAACAACAACTTCTTTGAAGCACATCTTGGTAGCAACCCATCTTTCATTTGGCGGAACATCCTTGAAACCCAAAGTGTTATTAAAAGTAGAAGTAGATGGAGAGTTGGTGATGGTGATTCCATCAAAGTTTGGAGTGATCCGTGGCTCCCAAAAAGTAAATGCCCTTATATCTAA
- the LOC116020163 gene encoding D-amino-acid transaminase, chloroplastic, which produces MASLSSLTKPMSETSIFLKNVNNQSPYSLVFPNNLSIGHRPFSFGSFGKPLTRFPVAQHSNQTQTSPEAQTTQTSDVTLLSCSEAIERLRASRESYPSKQQYLAMYSSIFGGIVTDTAAMVIPMDDHIVHRGHGVFDTAAIVDGYLYELDQHVERFLRSAAMAKIKPPFDKESIRKILIQTVSASKCKTGSLRYWLSTGPGDFQLSPSHCHQSALYAIVIQDQSPPDHRGVKVITSSIPIKPPQFAVMKSVNYLPNALSKMEAEENGAYAAIWLDGDGFVAEGPNMNVAFVTKEKELLMPSIDKILSGCTAKRVLVLAQGLVKQGKLRSIRVEHVRVDEGKRAEEMMLIGSGVLVRPVLQWDDQVIGDGKEGHVSRALLNLILEDMKSGPATVRVPVPY; this is translated from the exons ATGGCTTCCCTTTCATCCCTCACAAAACCCATGTCAGAAACCTCAATCTTCCTTAAAAATGTGAACAATCAATCCCCATATTCCCTTGTTTTCCCCAACAATCTTTCGATAGGGCATCGCCCTTTCAGCTTCGGATCATTTGGTAAACCGTTGACTCGATTTCCTGTTGCCCAACATTCGAATCAAACCCAAACTTCTCCTG AGGCACAAACTACTCAAACATCTGATGTAACTCTCCTGTCTTGCTCTGAG GCCATTGAGAGGCTAAGAGCAAGTAGAGAGAGTTACCCAAGCAAGCAGCAATATCTAGCAATGTACTCCAGCATTTTTGGAGGAATCGTAACTGATACAGCTGCCATGGTGATCCCAATGGACGATCACATTGTGCATAGAGGGCATGGAGTTTTTGATACAGCTGCAATCGTGGATGG GTACCTTTATGAATTGGACCAACATGTCGAACGTTTCCTGAGATCTGCAGCCATGGCCAAAATAAAACCCCCGTTTGATAAAGAAAGCATTAGAAAGATACTAATACAGACGGTGAGTGCTTCCAAGTGCAAAACTGGTTCACTAAGATACTGGCTTTCGACTGGACCAGGTGACTTTCAACTATCTCCATCACATTGCCATCAATCCGCTCTTTATGCCATTGTAATCCAAGATCAATCACCGCCCGATCACCGTGGTGTTAAAGTAATAACTTCATCCATCCCGATAAAACCCCCACAGTTTGCAGTCATGAAGAGCGTGAACTATCTGCCCAATGCGCTTTCAAAGATGGAAGCAGAAGAGAACGGCGCATATGCAGCCATATGGTTGGATGGCGACGGGTTTGTTGCTGAAGGACCTAACATGAATGTGGCTTTTGTTACCAAGGAAAAGGAGCTCCTGATGCCTAGTATTGACAAAATTCTGAGCGGGTGTACAGCTAAACGAGTTTTAGTACTCGCTCAAGGTTTGGTAAAACAGGGTAAATTACGGTCCATAAGAGTCGAGCATGTTCGTGTTGACGAGGGAAAGAGAGCAGAGGAGATGATGCTAATTGGCAGTGGAGTTCTGGTCCGCCCAGTTTTGCAGTGGGATGATCAGGTCATAGGTGATG GCAAAGAAGGGCATGTGAGTAGGGCTTTGCTGAATCTCATATTGGAAGACATGAAGTCCGGTCCAGCCACCGTACGAGTTCCTGTTCCATATTAG
- the LOC116001292 gene encoding protein root UVB sensitive 4 produces the protein MQSTLHIHARYPWIPQKTHIPSHKLSFLSNSTTSLKPFTTTNSLKTPVNFGCCFGEEEDFNLDFPFAPSRLPVIIRQPSGISQYCWDGNELKLVSLDGNSLTLSDFCLNFEQGFQRLVRVYGSAVRNFFLPKEVSENYLEYVKWKFVHRVFSSALQVLATQAMFRAIGVGYSHSLPSAAALNWVLKDGLGRLCRCIYTATLASAFDTNLKRVRFSTSVLFSLSIGIELLTPVCPQYFLVLASIANIAKQICLACYLATGTAVHKSFAVSDNLGEVSAKAQIQLVCFDNLGLMLAAVLNILCRNNPRLQAGLPFLVYPIFSALDLYGIYQGLKHVHLQTLTKDRLEIIVSLWIEQGRVPSPAEVSKEEGIELFWAKGRKPFPVRIGCLNAKNQLPKLSMMTIQNLKSWDFYFLCLERFANKGGCMEQYGILLSLREGAGTAEIIMAILHAFYVRKGLLCCWGRWESNLDVLNRSDAFLEEWLDLIENGKESAEVNLKLLIEQMSSSGWNSKNILLSTQEQARYSLLVD, from the exons ATGCAATCCACCTTACATATTCACGCTCGATACCCATGGATTCCACAAAAAACCCACATCCCATCTCATAAGCTATCCTTCCTCTCTAACTCCACAACCTCTCTTAAACCCTTCACTACCACGAATTCTCTCAAGACCCCTGTGAACTTCGGGTGCTgctttggagaagaagaggacTTCAATCTAGACTTCCCGTTCGCTCCTTCGCGTCTTCCAGTAATAATTCGCCAGCCCAGTGGCATCTCCCAGTACTGTTGGGACGGGAATGAGCTCAAATTGGTATCTCTTGACGGAAACTCACTCACTTTATCGGACTTCTGTCTTAATTTCGAGCAAGGTTTTCAAAGATTGGTTCGCGTGTATGGCTCTGCTGTAAGGAATTTCTTCCTTCCAAAGGAGGTTAGTGAGAATTACTTGGAATATGTGAAATGGAAGTTCGTACATAGAGTTTTCAGTTCTGCTCTTCAAGTTCTCGCTACGCAG GCAATGTTTCGAGCAATTGGGGTTGGCTATTCTCATTCACTTCCATCTGCAGCTGCACTCAATTGGGTCTTGAAAGATGGGCTTGGACGACTTTGCAGGTGCATCTACACTGCTACTCTGGCATCTGCTTTTGATACCAATCTCAAG AGAGTTAGATTCTCAACATCTGTTCTGTTCAGTTTGAGCATTGGAATTGAATTGCTAACTCCTGTATGCCCTCAATACTTTTTGGTGCTTGCATCTATCGCCAACATTGCAAAACAAATATGCTTGGCATGCTACTTAGCTACTGGT ACTGCTGTGCATAAAAGCTTCGCAGTGTCCGATAACCTTGGTGAAGTTTCAGCAAAAGCGcag ATACAACTAGTGTGCTTTGATAATCTTGGCCTTATGCTTGCTGCtgtcttgaatatcttgtgccgTAATAATCCAAG ATTGCAAGCAGGTCTACCATTTCTTGTATATCCAATCTTCTCAGCACTTGATCTTTATGGTATTTATCAAGGATTAAAGCATGTACATCTACAAACATTGACTAAG GACAGACTTGAGATTATAGTAAGCTTGTGGATTGAGCAGGGACGTGTTCCTTCACCCGCAGAAGTGAGCAAAGAGGAAGGTATTGAATTATTTTGGGCCAAAG GCAGAAAACCCTTTCCTGTCAGAATTGGTTGCTTAAATGCCAAGAATCAATTGCCAAAGCTTTCAATGAtgacaattcaaaatttaaaaagttgggATTTCTATTTCTTATGCCTGGAGAGATTTGCTAACAAAGGGGGATGCATGGAACAG TATGGTATACTTCTTAGCCTGCGGGAAGGAGCAGGCACTGCAGAAATCATTATGGCTATATTGCAT GCGTTTTATGTCCGCAAGGGTCTTCTATGTTGCTGGGGCAGGTGGGAGAGTAATTTGGACGTTTTGAACCGTTCAGATGCATTTCTTGAGGAATGGTTAGATTTGATAGAAAATGGGAAGGAATCAGCGGAAGTAAATTTGAAGTTGCTGATTGAACAGATGTCATCATCGGGATGGAATTCTAAAAACATTCTGTTGAGCACACAAGAACAGGCTCGCTATAGTTTGCTTGTTGACTAA
- the LOC115999538 gene encoding protein JINGUBANG-like codes for MNMECYGKRRTLHSFMDEEKNSTQSSLSPPNHHNLSYKSIQELCDHEQQQLQISSPPSSIATMYSLIPPPSPESPWTLSPLQTPSPSLLYHCITSLHRQDGIIHSVAISKGLVFTGSESSRIRAWRQPDCMERGYIKARCGDVRAMLAYGNTLFTSHKDHKVRAWSVASSSSLEKNYSHFQAKKIAVLPKKGSSFSIFSRARGASGQHHKDCVSCMAYYHAGGLLYTGSWDKTVKVWAVSSGRCVDSFHAHEDNVNAVVVNQDDGCVFSCSLDGSVKIWRRVYGQSSHTLTMTLKFQPSPVNALALSLTTSSCFLYSGSSDGFINFWEKEKMSGRFNHGGFLQGHRFAVLCLVAIEKLVFSGSEDTTIRVWRREEGSYFHECLAVLDAHRGPVKCLAVSLEIEKYVMGFLVYSASLDQTFKVWRIKVLPEAGEEKRGCLEDNNNNNSEEGDGAGDSKTKMKFEHSPVLSPSWVEKKLQDVHPLHH; via the coding sequence ATGAACATGGAGTGCTATGGCAAAAGAAGAACTCTCCATAGCTTCATGGATGAAGAGAAAAATTCCACACAATCATCATTATCTCCACCCAATCATCACAATCTATCCTACAAATCCATTCAAGAATTGTGCGATCATGAACAACAACAGCTTCAAATTAGCAGCCCGCCTTCAAGTATTGCCACTATGTATTCACTAATCCCACCCCCTAGCCCGGAATCTCCTTGGACCCTTTCCCCCCTCCAaaccccctccccctccctccTCTACCACTGCATCACCTCGCTCCACCGCCAAGACGGGATCATCCATTCCGTAGCCATCTCCAAAGGGCTGGTGTTCACGGGCTCCGAGAGCAGCCGGATCCGCGCGTGGCGCCAACCGGACTGCATGGAGCGCGGCTATATCAAGGCCCGTTGCGGCGACGTGCGCGCGATGCTGGCCTACGGGAACACCCTTTTCACGTCCCATAAGGATCACAAGGTCCGGGCCTGGAGCGTAGCGAGTAGTAGTAGTCTGGAGAAGAATTATTCTCATTTCCAGGCTAAGAAAATCGCCGTCCTGCCTAAAAAGGGCTCATCCTTTTCCATCTTCTCCAGGGCCAGGGGCGCCTCGGGTCAGCACCACAAGGATTGCGTTTCTTGCATGGCGTATTACCACGCGGGAGGCCTTCTCTACACCGGGTCGTGGGACAAGACGGTTAAAGTGTGGGCAGTGTCGAGCGGGCGTTGCGTTGACTCGTTTCACGCGCACGAGGACAACGTGAACGCCGTCGTGGTCAACCAGGACGACGGCTGCGTCTTCTCCTGCTCCTTAGACGGCTCCGTCAAGATCTGGCGACGAGTGTACGGACAAAGCTCCCACACTCTCACCATGACACTAAAATTCCAACCCTCCCCGGTCAACGCACTCGCCCTAAGCCTAACCACTTCCTCATGCTTCCTCTACTCGGGCTCCTCGGACGGGTTCATAAATTTCTGGGAAAAGGAGAAGATGTCGGGCCGGTTTAACCACGGCGGGTTCTTGCAAGGCCATAGATTCGCCGTCCTATGCTTAGTTGCCATCGAGAAGCTGGTGTTCAGTGGCTCCGAGGACACCACAATTAGGgtgtggagaagagaagaagggAGCTACTTCCACGAGTGCCTTGCCGTGCTAGATGCCCACAGAGGCCCGGTGAAATGCTTGGCTGTTTCCTTGGAGATTGAGAAATATGTGATGGGATTCTTGGTTTACAGTGCCAGCTTGGATCAAACGTTTAAGGTTTGGAGAATTAAGGTTTTGCCCGAGGCGGGCGAGGAGAAGAGAGGTTGTTTagaggataataataataataatagtgaagAAGGTGATGGTGCAGGCGACTCGAAAACGAAGATGAAGTTTGAACATAGTCCTGTTTTGTCTCCTTCATGGGTAGAGAAGAAGCTTCAAGATGTTCATCCCCTTCATCATTGa